The Buchnera aphidicola (Nipponaphis monzeni) genome includes the window ACTTCCTGGTCTTCTACGATTTAATTCTATCTGTAAATCACTTGAAGACAATTTTAAACCTGGAGGAACCCCATCTACTATACAACCTAAAGATACTCCATGAGATTCTCCGAAAGTAGTTACGTTAAAAATTTTTCCAATTGAGTTTCCAGCCATTTTATATTCCTTATATATGTTTTTGTAAAAACATATTAATTAACATTGTTATATTAACGTATTTATTATGTTAATAAAAAATTTTTTACTTTTAAACTATCTATAGTTATACATAAATTTATAAAAATAAAACACATGTCAAAACATAATTTTATCTTAAAAAAATAAAAAAAATTGTTAACTCTATATATAAATTATTTGATATGATTAATATTACCAAACAAATATTCTTGTTAAAATAACTATTTAATTAATAATTAAATACACTTTTTATTTTTTTAACAATTTATTGTTATATATATTTTAATAATTGGTATATTAACGCATGACTAAAGAAGAATTTTCACATTCAAAAGAATTTATGATTTTTAGAAAAAAATATTTAGGAATAAAACAAATTGTGCAAGATACTATAATTCACGTAACTAATCATAAAAAAAAGTTTTTATTTTACAAAGATAAGCGTATGTTTCTTGAAAAAGATGCTCATAGTTATTTTTTTTCTTATAAAACATCTACTTATTTGTCAAATATAAAATCATTAACTTATGTTCAAAATATACACTATAAAAATAAATTAAATCAATTAAAATCAGGTCAATATAAACCAGAAATATATGTCGATTTACATGGATTAACTCAATACGAAGCTAAAAAAGCATTAGGAACATTAATATTAATTTGTCATAAAGAACAATTAAATTGTGCTGGGATAGTACATGGGCATGGAAAAAATATTTTAAAAAAAAGTGTGCCAATGTGGCTTTCTAACCATCCAGATGTACTAGCTTTTTATAAAGCCCCTAAAATTTTTAGAAATAATGCAGCAATTTTTGTCTTATTTAAACAATTATCTAAATAAAATGTTAATTTATTTTTTTTTAAAATAGACAGTTTATTAATAAAAAATCAATTTATTTTATAATTTTTATATAAAAGATATATATTAATATTTTAAAAAAAATAATGTTAACATTGTTAAATTTTTTAATAACTATATCATTAATATTAATTATTAAATAAATAATAGGATTATTAATATTAGAATTTTAATAAAGTTTAAATAAAAAATAACTTTTTTTATAAAAAAGTTATATTATAAATAATAAATTTTATATAAACTTTTAAAAATATATTTAATAATATTAAATTAAATTTTTTTTAGTTATATTATGTAATAATATTACACATATTCCATTTTTATAGATAATATATTGTTATCGTAATATTTTATACATTAAATAATAATCAACTTTTTTAAAAATATCTTAAAATATTTTTTATATTTTATTAATAGAAATATTCTATTTATATTGTTTTAAATATATTTATATTACTCAAACTAATTTAATATTTTTTTTTAAAAAAAATAAATTACAGATTCAATTTTTATAAAAAATAATACAAAAAATATTTTTTATAGACATAATTATTAACATAATAAAGTTTATTTTTTATAATTATAAAATATGTTTTTAAATTTTAAAAATATATAAATTTATGTACTTTAAATAGTATAACAATAAACTGCATTGTTGTACTTTTTTAAAGTACATATTAAACACAATAATAAATTTTTTTTATTTACAATAAATAAAGTAATTAACAACATAATTTTATATTTTAATTTTAATTTTTAAATGATTAAATTCAATATTTTTACATTATAAAAATGTCTATTATTATTTATAATTCATTTTTTATCAATTATGTAAATCTGAATTAACAAATGTTTATAGATGAGGCACAATAAAAGAATGCAAAATAATAATCGATTACGCATTGTTATTCAAAAATCAGGTCGTTTAAGCACTGATTCAAAACAATTATTAATACAAAGTGGTATGAAAATTGATTTAGAAGATAAACGTTTAATTACTTTTTCTGAAAATATGCCAATTGACGTTATGTGCGTAAGAGATGACGACATTCCAGGTTTAATTATGGACGGAATAATTGATTTAGGAATTGTAGGGGAAAATGTATTAAAAGAAGAGCTATTAAAAAGACAATCGAAACTAGAAGATTCAAACTATATTAAGTTAATGCGTTTAGATTTTGGACATTGTAAATTGTCATTAAGTATACCTATAAATACTAATTATTTTGATATTAATTTTTTTAATCACACTAGAATAGCAACATCATACCCTTATATTTTAAAAAAATATTTTGATGATAAAAATATTATATTCAAATCTTGTTCATTAAACGGATCAGTTGAGGTTGCTCCTAGTGCAGGTCTAGCTGATGGGATATTTGATTTAGTATCTACAGGAGCTACACTTAAAGCCAATGGACTACGAGAAGTAGAAGTTATTTGTTATTCTTATGCATGTTTAATTTGTAAATCAAATAATATGAACTTATTCAAAAAATCTATCATAAATAAACTACTAACAAGAATTAAAGGAGTAATTAAAGCCAGAGAGTCTAAATATATTATGTTACATACTCCTAGATCTCAATTAAAAAAAGTTATGAAATTATTACGAGGAGCTGAGGAGCCAACTATTATAGAATTAGGAAACGATAATAAAAAAGTTGCTATGCATGTAGTCAGTAGCGAAAATTTATTTTGGGAAACAATGGAAGAATTAAAATTACTAGGAGCTAGTTCCATATTAGTTCTTCCTATTGAAAAAATGATGGAATAAATTACTATGGATATAATTAAAAATATTGTGTTTTGGTCTCAAATTAATACAGAACAAAAATTAAAAGTTTTATCTAGACCAATATTAAATCAAAAAAAAACTATTACAAAAACAGTCAGTCAAATAATAAATGATGTACGCATCTTAGGAGATGATGCATTATATAAATATACTTATAAGTTTGATAAAATTAATTTAAAATCTATTAAAGTTAAATTTGATCATATCGCTAATGCTAGTACATATATCAATAAAAATTTAAAAAAATCTATTAATATTGCTAAAAAAAACATTACTCTTTTCCATGCATCTCAAAAAAATTCTCCTATAAAATTAAATACACAAATAGGAGTAACATGTGAACAATTAATTAGACCAATAGAATCTGTAGGAATTTATATTCCAGGAGGATCTGCTCCTTTAATTTCTACCGTGCTAATGTTAGCTATACCTGCATATTTATCTGGATGCAAAAAAATTGTTCTATGTTCTCCTCCTAATATTGACTACGCCATACTATATGCCGCTTACATTTGTAATGTACGTGAAATATATCAAATAGGAGGAGCTCAAGCTATAGCAGCCCTTGCTTATGGCACAAAAACTATTCCTAAAGTAAATAAAATTTTTGGACCTGGTAATATGTATGTCACAGAAGCTAAATCACAAATAAGTAATTTACTGAATAACACTAGTATTGATATGTTAGCCGGACCTTCAGAACTTATGATTATTGCTGATGAACATGCTAATGCTGATTTTATCGCTTCTGATTTAATTTCTCAAGCAGAGCATGGTGTAGACTCTCAGGTTTTTTTAGTAACTTCTAGTATAAAGTTAGCAAACAATGTTTTAAATAGTTTAAAGTCTCAAATTCATAAAATATCTAGAATTACTATAGTTAAAAAATCTTTAAAAAATAGTTTTTTTATCATTACAAAAAATTTATTAGAAGCTGTTGCCATTTCTAATATGTATGCTCCAGAACATTTAATTATTCAAACTAAAAAACCAAGATATCTATTACAATATATTAAAAATGCTGGATCAATATTTTTAGGATTATGGTCTCCAGAATCTGTAGGTGATTATGCATCAGGACCTAATCATGTTTTACCTACTTACGGATATGCTAGTTCTCAATCAGGTTTAAGTGTAAGAGATTTTCAAAAATATATTTCAGTACAAGAATTAACACTTAAAGGATTATTAAATATTTCTAAAACAGTAAAGATGTTAGCTTCTGCTGAAAAATTAGACGGACATAAATATGCTGTTCAATCAAGAATCGATTATATCAAAGGAAAAAATTAATGTTTGATCTTTATAAATTAACAAATTCTAGCATATTAAAATTAATTCCATATCAATCAGCTAGAAAAATTGGAGGAACGGGAAATATTTGGATAAATGCTAACGAGTCTCCATATCCTTTTAAATCTCGATACAAACATCAAAAATTGAATCGTTATCCTGATCCACAACCTGTAAAAATTATTGACAAATATTCTTCATATTCAAATGTCCAAAATGATGAAATATTAATTACTAGAGGAGCAGATGAAGGTATCAATTTACTAATTACAGCCTTTTGTAATCCTTTACAAGATGCTATTATAGTATGCCCTCCTACATACGATATGTACGCTATTAGTGGTAAAATTAATAGCATTAATATATATGAAATTCCTATGTTAAAAAATTGGCAATTAGATTTAAAAAATATTCAGTTAGTATTAAAAACTATAAAAATAATTTTTATTTGTCGACCAAATAATCCTACTGGAAATTTAATAAATAAAGATGATATAAAAAATTTACTTCAAGTAGTAAATAACAATACTATTGTAGTTATAGATGAAGCTTATATAGAATTTTGCATAGAACATACTTTAGTTTCTTGGATACAAAAGTATCCAAATTTAGTAATATTAAGAACGTTATCTAAAGCATTTGGATTAGCTGGCTTAAGATGTGGATTTGTTTTAGCTCGAAATAGTATAATAAAATTATTAAATAAAGTAATTTCACCTTACCCTATATCTACTCCTGTTATCAATATAGTTAACGAAGCTTTAAGTAATTTTAATATTAATTTAATGAAAAAAAAAGTACTACAAATTAAAAAAAATCGTGATCTAATATATATAGAACTAAAAAAATTAAATTGTGTAAAAAATGTTTTTATTAGTAATACTAATTATATATTAGTACAGTTTTATTTAGCTAATAAAATATTTAATAAATTATCTTTAGAAGGAATTATTGTACGTGATCAAAATTCAAAAAAATATTTAAAAGAGTGCTTAAGAATTTCTATTGGATCAAAAAATGAATGTTATAAATTAATTAATAATTTAAAGATTATTTCTCAAAATTTGGCATAACACATTTGGATAAA containing:
- the smrB gene encoding endonuclease SmrB, producing MTKEEFSHSKEFMIFRKKYLGIKQIVQDTIIHVTNHKKKFLFYKDKRMFLEKDAHSYFFSYKTSTYLSNIKSLTYVQNIHYKNKLNQLKSGQYKPEIYVDLHGLTQYEAKKALGTLILICHKEQLNCAGIVHGHGKNILKKSVPMWLSNHPDVLAFYKAPKIFRNNAAIFVLFKQLSK
- the hisG gene encoding ATP phosphoribosyltransferase, with the translated sequence MQNNNRLRIVIQKSGRLSTDSKQLLIQSGMKIDLEDKRLITFSENMPIDVMCVRDDDIPGLIMDGIIDLGIVGENVLKEELLKRQSKLEDSNYIKLMRLDFGHCKLSLSIPINTNYFDINFFNHTRIATSYPYILKKYFDDKNIIFKSCSLNGSVEVAPSAGLADGIFDLVSTGATLKANGLREVEVICYSYACLICKSNNMNLFKKSIINKLLTRIKGVIKARESKYIMLHTPRSQLKKVMKLLRGAEEPTIIELGNDNKKVAMHVVSSENLFWETMEELKLLGASSILVLPIEKMME
- the hisD gene encoding histidinol dehydrogenase, producing the protein MDIIKNIVFWSQINTEQKLKVLSRPILNQKKTITKTVSQIINDVRILGDDALYKYTYKFDKINLKSIKVKFDHIANASTYINKNLKKSINIAKKNITLFHASQKNSPIKLNTQIGVTCEQLIRPIESVGIYIPGGSAPLISTVLMLAIPAYLSGCKKIVLCSPPNIDYAILYAAYICNVREIYQIGGAQAIAALAYGTKTIPKVNKIFGPGNMYVTEAKSQISNLLNNTSIDMLAGPSELMIIADEHANADFIASDLISQAEHGVDSQVFLVTSSIKLANNVLNSLKSQIHKISRITIVKKSLKNSFFIITKNLLEAVAISNMYAPEHLIIQTKKPRYLLQYIKNAGSIFLGLWSPESVGDYASGPNHVLPTYGYASSQSGLSVRDFQKYISVQELTLKGLLNISKTVKMLASAEKLDGHKYAVQSRIDYIKGKN
- the hisC gene encoding histidinol-phosphate transaminase, with amino-acid sequence MFDLYKLTNSSILKLIPYQSARKIGGTGNIWINANESPYPFKSRYKHQKLNRYPDPQPVKIIDKYSSYSNVQNDEILITRGADEGINLLITAFCNPLQDAIIVCPPTYDMYAISGKINSINIYEIPMLKNWQLDLKNIQLVLKTIKIIFICRPNNPTGNLINKDDIKNLLQVVNNNTIVVIDEAYIEFCIEHTLVSWIQKYPNLVILRTLSKAFGLAGLRCGFVLARNSIIKLLNKVISPYPISTPVINIVNEALSNFNINLMKKKVLQIKKNRDLIYIELKKLNCVKNVFISNTNYILVQFYLANKIFNKLSLEGIIVRDQNSKKYLKECLRISIGSKNECYKLINNLKIISQNLA